Proteins encoded together in one Telopea speciosissima isolate NSW1024214 ecotype Mountain lineage chromosome 6, Tspe_v1, whole genome shotgun sequence window:
- the LOC122663825 gene encoding uncharacterized protein LOC122663825, with the protein MSGGIGPTASDIRLAKEEEVEQKSQKQSTRRGFLSFRQLNALAVIIVFSASGMVSIEDLAFAFFTLIYVFFLSKFAFPLLGPYPDPPVFGQTNKILSLYVSLAAVIGLLLPIAYIFEGILEGDKEGIKAAAPHVFLLSSQVFVEGLTFSLGFSLPIRAFVPVFYNSMRMFTLLDWLKAEIGKAGEGSGGSIRRVYFGRALAVANLGLWSFNLFGFLLPVYLPRCLKKYYGYKEKV; encoded by the coding sequence ATGTCTGGGGGAATTGGTCCAACAGCTAGCGACATTCGTCttgccaaagaagaagaagtggagcaGAAATCGCAAAAACAGAGCACCCGCAGAGGTTTCTTATCATTCCGACAACTCAATGCTCTCGCCGTCATCATCGTCTTCTCAGCGAGTGGAATGGTAAGCATAGAAGACTTGGCTTTCGCATTCTTCACCCTTATCtatgtcttcttcctctccaagTTTGCCTTCCCTCTTCTGGGTCCTTACCCTGACCCCCCAGTTTTTGGCCAGACCAATAAGATTCTGAGTCTCTACGTCTCCCTAGCAGCCGTGATTGGGCTTTTACTCCCTATTGCTTACATCTTCGAAGGAATCTTAGAAGGCGACAAGGAGGGTATCAAAGCAGCCGCTCCTCACGTCTTCCTTCTATCCAGCCAAGTTTTCGTGGAAGGTTTAACATTTAGCCTCGGCTTCTCGCTTCCGATCAGGGCTTTTGTGCCGGTATTTTACAATTCGATGAGGATGTTCACGCTTCTTGATTGGTTGAAAGCTGAGATCGGAAAGGCGGGTGAGGGTTCTGGTGGATCAATCAGGAGAGTTTATTTTGGGAGAGCGCTTGCAGTGGCAAATCTAGGGTTATGGTCCTTCAATCTCTTTGGCTTCTTATTGCCCGTTTACCTCCCCAGATGTTTAAAGAAATACTACGGTTATAAGGAGAAGGTTTGA
- the LOC122665365 gene encoding uncharacterized protein LOC122665365, whose amino-acid sequence MAYGDISTANCQNVDQKMQQEGSRRQPIVARRQLLKPQRSTPNGMHSGQNALKSGGVQKHGVYRDQRNVSIATGHKVWTRKTKSEVEGEVLNSRVQRDLVDQSDQNENCELLIGSISVTLGDCVSQRQGETVTAAVEQCTAEQPPKRSHILEKPIKADSSQGSTNRLMVKLWRPVGRHEAGVSTNIQVVKREDEADVISCQFTDRNPSSESCLAHGAIYDSGSGSKKDSPILLKDNADSRGLMFSSRAAEAFLAQRWKEAIAADHVKLVLCMENEPAGCLENHDDVLLPAQFVSDGCERSILGNAENRLVGVGLEPSTTGPAKTKFRGKPEKGYRLKYIPKQRNCT is encoded by the exons ATGGCTTATGGTGACATAAGCACAGCCAATTGTCAGAATGTTGACCAGAAAATGCAGCAGGAAGGTAGCCGACGGCAACCAATTGTTGCTAGAAGGCAGCTTCTGAAACCACAAAGGAGCACACCAAATGGTATGCATTCAGGCCAAAATGCATTGAAATCAGGAGGGGTGCAGAAGCATGGGGTTTACAGGGACCAGAGAAATGTTTCTATAGCCACTGGCCATAAAGTATGGACTCGGAAAACCAAGTCCGAAGTCGAAGGAGAGGTTTTGAATTCAAGAGTACAAAGAGATTTGGTAGATCAATCAGATCAAAACGAGAACTGTGAGTTGTTGATAGGTTCCATCTCTGTCACACTTGGAGATTGTGTTAGCCAGCGTCAGGGTGAAACTGTGACTGCTGCTGTTGAACAGTGTACAGCAGAACAACCACCAAAGCGTAGCCACATCCTAGAGAAGCCGATCAAGGCTGATTCATCTCAGGGGAGCACCAACCGTCTGATGGTCAAGCTTTGGAGGCCAGTGGGAAGGCATGAAGCTGGGGTTTCCACAAATATACAAGTTGTTAagagagaagatgaagcagACGTGATTTCCTGCCAATTCACTGACCGAAATCCCTCCAGTGAGAGTTGTCTGGCCCATGGTGCCATTTATGATAGTGGCTCTGGGAGTAAGAAAGATTCTCCTATTCTGCTGAAAGATAATGCAGATTCTAGAGGGCTGATGTTTTCCAGTCGTGCTGCAGAAGCTTTTCTTGCTCAGA GATGGAAGGAGGCGATTGCTGCAGATCATGTGAAGCTTGTATTATGCATGGAAAATGAACCTGCCGGATGCTTGGAAAACCATGATGATGTGTTACTGCCGGCACAGTTTGTATCAGATGGTTGCGAACGCAGCATCCTTGGGAATGCTGAAAACCGGCTAGTGGGAGTGGGTCTTGAGCCCTCAACCACGGGACCTGCTAAAACCAAGTTCAGAGGGAAGCCAGAAAAGGGTTATAGACTAAAGTATATACCAAAGCAGAGAAATTGTACTTGA